The following are encoded in a window of Sulfitobacter sp. S190 genomic DNA:
- a CDS encoding exonuclease domain-containing protein — protein sequence MFAFLRRIVGGQKAIGAVENTTQSVNVSDERVPFVAGLSLEDIEHESRSRLEAMSAQMPGGDYFALLEKLQNAISEKRYADAAKAAHLSITPLRDWLSDPRGHGERLHLRIPALQQGGTMMALNGDTKGLSKVIDLTREFDHLEPYRSDAEKHLKSAELFERIRQLVASKPGVLQNKVKAELNEQDGRHIGNLISWLVKAGEISRVQSGKTYALSKAELPSNSVKTNLLEQGAPSPSPAFPKIDTSLDLHRFLNQTYRFVALDVETANQQHSSICQVGLAMVATNGDIETISILVDPEQGFESFNVTLHGIDEITVKGAPSFKEVLQFLRPFLERHVLVQHSNFDKQAFNAASKYYSVPELRATWVDSVQIARKAWPELKGNGGHGLASLKTHLDLEFEHHDAEEDARAAAEVVLLAETVTGEDFSELAKPSKQKYQTSVAVSGNQNGPLYGHVACFTGQLAMSRVEAATFAAGAGITIKTGVSKKVTLLIVGDQDISTLAGHDKSSKHRRAEELQREGHEIRILGETEFLKLVAID from the coding sequence GTGTTTGCTTTTTTGAGAAGAATTGTAGGTGGTCAGAAAGCTATTGGAGCAGTGGAAAACACCACGCAATCCGTAAACGTTAGCGATGAACGTGTGCCTTTCGTTGCGGGTCTCAGCCTCGAAGATATCGAGCACGAAAGCAGAAGCAGACTAGAAGCCATGTCGGCTCAGATGCCTGGGGGCGATTACTTCGCTTTGCTCGAAAAGTTGCAAAACGCAATCTCCGAGAAAAGGTACGCCGACGCGGCAAAAGCTGCCCACTTGAGTATCACTCCGCTCCGAGATTGGTTGAGTGACCCTAGAGGGCATGGGGAGCGCCTACACCTCCGTATTCCGGCGTTGCAACAAGGCGGTACTATGATGGCGCTGAATGGTGACACCAAGGGGCTTTCAAAGGTGATCGATCTCACACGTGAGTTCGATCACTTAGAGCCATACAGGTCTGATGCCGAGAAGCATTTAAAGTCTGCCGAGCTTTTTGAGCGTATTCGACAACTTGTCGCGTCAAAACCTGGTGTGCTGCAAAACAAGGTCAAAGCGGAACTCAACGAACAAGATGGTCGTCATATAGGCAACCTGATTTCCTGGCTGGTAAAAGCTGGAGAGATATCGAGAGTGCAAAGCGGAAAGACATATGCGTTGAGCAAGGCCGAACTTCCATCAAATTCGGTCAAAACCAACTTGCTCGAACAGGGTGCACCTTCGCCGAGTCCCGCATTTCCTAAGATAGATACCTCACTCGATTTGCACAGATTTTTGAACCAAACATATCGATTTGTGGCTTTAGACGTCGAAACAGCAAATCAGCAACATAGCAGCATATGCCAAGTCGGATTGGCAATGGTCGCCACTAATGGTGACATCGAAACCATCAGCATTCTTGTTGACCCGGAGCAAGGCTTTGAGAGTTTTAATGTCACCCTGCACGGCATTGACGAAATAACAGTAAAGGGCGCTCCTTCATTCAAGGAAGTCTTGCAATTCTTGCGGCCGTTTCTGGAGCGACACGTCCTTGTACAACACAGTAATTTTGACAAGCAGGCGTTCAACGCTGCCAGTAAATACTATAGCGTTCCAGAGCTGAGAGCGACTTGGGTAGATAGCGTTCAAATAGCACGTAAGGCCTGGCCAGAACTGAAAGGCAATGGCGGTCACGGCTTGGCTAGCTTGAAGACTCACCTAGATTTAGAGTTTGAGCATCACGACGCTGAAGAGGATGCTCGAGCTGCTGCTGAAGTTGTTCTTTTGGCGGAAACGGTAACAGGTGAAGACTTCTCAGAACTGGCGAAGCCGAGTAAGCAGAAATACCAAACTTCAGTAGCTGTTTCAGGCAATCAAAATGGTCCGCTTTACGGTCATGTTGCGTGCTTTACGGGGCAACTGGCGATGTCGCGTGTGGAAGCAGCTACTTTTGCTGCCGGAGCTGGGATCACAATCAAAACAGGCGTTTCTAAGAAGGTAACGCTACTGATCGTCGGTGACCAAGATATCTCGACGTTAGCAGGACATGATAAAAGCAGTAAGCATCGGCGTGCGGAAGAACTGCAGCGTGAGGGACATGAAATCAGGATTTTGGGAGAAACGGAGTTTCTTAAACTGGTCGCAATTGACTGA
- a CDS encoding ATP-binding protein — translation MKHQIGKVIEVKGDSIAVALMDFDGESNVGVPEEMAVDVTTPDGPVNILIGQPGSFVELSLPNGTLLCLVTETRMREANVGAAEVKTTVAAGDYVVDQVLRQLVTIPIGTMDATGEFERGTNVLPTVNAPVFAVLPLTINNIYTSFAEGDFSLGKLSLLPEQDAKMNLDAFLSRHAAILGQTGGGKSWTVASVLQKIAAFPQSTVLLLDLHGEYAQAFGDEAEVISAADIEMPYWLMNAEEILSLMIDRAESSAPNQNAKFKELLQAAKENHPENAALGLEKVTIDTPVYFDLTEIIDEFTRLDIEMVQGSTKKVKGPLHGQFTRLLMRLESRLNDRRYDLIFKPQTYNTSASMDDLFRKLLGEESSNRKKIVVLDLSPVPFDVRGSLISLTLRCLFDFSYWHSRLKGSRFPISIFADEAHIYLSDSASNQAPRESAERIAKEGRKYGISLTVISQRPREMSSTILSQCGSFLCLRISNPDDQSYVRNLLPDSVRGITSMFSSLRRGEAILIGDSMIMPTRIKVDKPKPTPDSADASFTALWNEEPAELDVAGVLATWRNQKVPS, via the coding sequence TTGAAACATCAGATCGGAAAAGTGATTGAGGTCAAAGGCGATTCGATAGCCGTCGCACTAATGGATTTCGACGGTGAGAGTAACGTTGGCGTACCCGAAGAAATGGCCGTTGATGTCACTACTCCCGACGGTCCTGTGAATATCTTAATCGGCCAACCTGGCTCGTTTGTAGAATTGTCTTTGCCCAACGGTACTTTGCTTTGCTTGGTCACAGAAACTAGGATGAGGGAGGCCAATGTTGGAGCCGCTGAAGTGAAAACAACAGTTGCAGCAGGTGATTATGTTGTGGATCAGGTCTTGAGGCAACTCGTAACGATCCCAATTGGAACTATGGATGCCACTGGAGAATTTGAGCGAGGAACCAATGTTCTACCGACGGTAAACGCGCCTGTCTTCGCGGTGCTGCCATTGACGATCAACAACATCTATACGAGCTTTGCCGAAGGCGATTTCTCGTTGGGAAAGCTATCTCTCCTGCCAGAGCAAGATGCTAAAATGAACCTTGATGCGTTTCTTAGCCGTCATGCTGCAATACTTGGTCAAACCGGTGGCGGGAAGTCTTGGACTGTCGCTTCGGTCTTGCAGAAGATCGCAGCCTTCCCTCAATCCACAGTCCTACTCCTAGATCTGCATGGGGAGTATGCTCAGGCATTCGGTGATGAAGCTGAAGTCATTTCGGCCGCTGATATTGAAATGCCATATTGGTTGATGAACGCTGAAGAAATCCTGTCTCTGATGATAGATCGGGCCGAGTCCAGTGCTCCAAACCAAAACGCAAAGTTTAAGGAACTTTTGCAGGCTGCAAAGGAAAATCATCCTGAGAATGCCGCACTTGGATTGGAAAAGGTGACCATCGACACACCAGTGTACTTCGATCTCACGGAAATTATCGACGAATTCACACGTCTTGATATCGAGATGGTTCAAGGTTCTACTAAAAAAGTAAAAGGCCCGCTTCACGGGCAGTTTACTCGCCTTCTTATGCGGCTTGAGTCACGGTTAAACGACCGACGTTACGACCTTATTTTCAAGCCCCAGACATATAACACCAGCGCCTCAATGGATGATCTATTCCGCAAACTGCTTGGTGAAGAAAGCTCAAATCGTAAGAAGATTGTCGTTCTTGATCTCAGCCCAGTACCTTTCGACGTTAGAGGCTCTTTGATTTCGTTAACATTGAGGTGCTTGTTTGATTTTTCTTACTGGCATAGCCGCCTCAAAGGTTCGCGTTTTCCGATTTCGATCTTTGCAGATGAGGCTCATATCTACTTGAGCGACTCTGCATCAAATCAAGCACCTAGAGAGTCCGCTGAAAGGATTGCTAAGGAAGGGCGAAAATACGGCATTAGCCTCACGGTGATTAGCCAGCGGCCCAGAGAGATGTCGTCTACGATCTTGTCGCAGTGTGGAAGCTTTCTGTGCTTAAGGATTTCCAACCCAGATGACCAATCATATGTTCGCAATCTGCTACCAGACTCGGTGCGAGGAATTACATCGATGTTCTCTTCCTTGAGACGTGGTGAAGCGATCCTCATTGGCGACTCTATGATTATGCCCACACGCATCAAAGTTGACAAACCCAAACCCACTCCTGACAGCGCTGATGCATCATTCACCGCCTTGTGGAATGAAGAGCCCGCGGAGCTGGATGTTGCAGGGGTGTTGGCGACTTGGCGAAATCAAAAGGTTCCTAGCTAA
- a CDS encoding SIR2 family protein codes for MSIEEFVPKTGTSIDNLGFLFGAGTSFESGYPLVTGLTKSVVDALTAIDRTSMDEILAASGLTYDGTNGLPNIEEISDLVIAHHANNPLPKYQLLKEKIRELVRDVILGVTNPDITNQVKFLERLKWRAFERPTNVWLFTTNYDLLIEDACSEVGLKLVNGFVGATTRHFSEQEFSMVSGETSGSTFKPENGLTIRLIKLHGSVSWYRRDDRIFEAAPSAIVDQDARCMVLPRRTKVIETLSRPYDRLFHVSNSILSSRCKYLISSGFSFGDSHINDSLMKPHISSGGISLSNFCEGEPQGISDLRARPNVLHVCSNKKVIGGREHIEDSDTWKFSKFVELF; via the coding sequence TTGAGTATTGAAGAATTCGTCCCAAAAACGGGAACAAGCATTGATAACCTTGGGTTCCTGTTTGGCGCTGGTACGTCATTTGAGTCTGGTTACCCGCTGGTAACCGGGCTCACAAAATCTGTGGTCGACGCGTTAACTGCAATCGACCGCACCTCGATGGATGAAATACTTGCCGCCTCAGGTTTGACTTATGATGGCACAAACGGGCTACCCAACATCGAAGAAATTTCAGACTTGGTGATTGCTCACCACGCGAACAACCCTCTCCCAAAATATCAGCTACTCAAAGAGAAAATACGAGAGTTGGTCCGGGATGTTATCTTGGGGGTTACGAACCCCGATATTACCAATCAAGTAAAGTTCTTAGAACGCTTGAAGTGGAGAGCTTTTGAGCGCCCCACAAACGTGTGGCTTTTTACAACAAATTACGACCTCTTGATTGAGGACGCGTGTTCTGAAGTTGGCTTGAAGTTGGTAAATGGTTTTGTCGGCGCAACAACGCGACATTTTTCAGAGCAAGAGTTTTCAATGGTGTCTGGTGAAACGTCAGGCTCAACCTTCAAGCCAGAAAACGGTTTAACCATTCGTCTGATAAAGCTTCATGGATCGGTGTCTTGGTATAGACGAGACGACAGAATTTTCGAAGCCGCTCCAAGCGCTATCGTCGACCAAGATGCCAGGTGCATGGTCCTTCCGAGGCGCACCAAAGTGATTGAGACTCTGTCGCGTCCATATGATCGCCTTTTTCATGTCTCGAACTCGATCTTAAGTAGCCGTTGCAAATACCTCATTTCATCGGGTTTTAGCTTTGGCGACAGCCATATTAATGACAGTTTAATGAAACCCCATATTTCATCTGGGGGAATATCGCTTTCCAACTTCTGCGAAGGCGAACCACAAGGCATTAGTGATTTGCGCGCTCGGCCCAACGTACTTCACGTTTGCAGCAACAAAAAAGTGATTGGTGGGCGTGAGCACATAGAAGATAGCGACACATGGAAATTTAGTAAGTTTGTTGAACTCTTTTAG
- a CDS encoding site-specific integrase: protein MPIQQKAYPNLEEAEKLLQDMPSHSLKDRRARAVFASAFLGALRADTIASLRVEHIDIAQRRIIQDTKISRSKAGKSIVVSWFPIPRPFEEEVISWLNELRRLNFQNGDAAIPAEKRLKLRSPVGPRIPVPTTTQIVTDAFKCACQNSPKSYTPHAARHTISAARDERQLTQMQRKAWSTNMGHTTEQTTDQWYGNIPDEKRIEIMQDIVETTADSIEVAGILADVIEYIEGRFKKLS, encoded by the coding sequence ATGCCGATCCAGCAAAAGGCGTACCCCAACCTTGAAGAGGCGGAAAAGCTTTTGCAGGATATGCCGTCGCACTCGCTGAAGGACAGGCGCGCGCGTGCTGTATTTGCAAGCGCATTTCTGGGTGCTTTGCGTGCAGACACCATCGCGTCGTTGCGCGTCGAACATATCGACATTGCCCAGCGACGTATCATACAGGATACGAAGATATCACGCTCGAAGGCAGGCAAGAGTATCGTGGTGTCCTGGTTCCCGATCCCAAGGCCCTTCGAGGAAGAGGTGATTAGCTGGCTGAACGAGCTCCGGCGACTTAATTTTCAGAATGGCGATGCAGCAATTCCGGCAGAGAAACGACTGAAGCTACGTTCGCCTGTCGGACCTCGCATCCCGGTTCCAACGACTACTCAGATCGTTACGGATGCGTTCAAATGTGCGTGCCAAAATTCGCCTAAATCCTACACGCCTCACGCCGCGCGGCACACCATCAGTGCTGCGCGTGATGAGCGCCAGTTGACGCAAATGCAACGCAAAGCGTGGTCAACCAACATGGGACATACCACTGAACAGACGACTGATCAGTGGTATGGAAATATACCCGACGAAAAAAGAATTGAGATCATGCAAGACATCGTAGAGACAACCGCGGATTCGATCGAAGTTGCAGGGATCCTTGCAGATGTAATTGAATATATCGAAGGAAGGTTCAAAAAGCTGTCATGA
- a CDS encoding AlpA family transcriptional regulator — protein sequence MTKAGKTEQLELFAVAVQHEKRGKKAAKPDRSGCALCAESYLSDRSVSHRYGISRATVWRWAEKNGNFPAPVKLSKGTSRWKFSDLVKFEEKLSGFEQKVIGDGGREVRDD from the coding sequence AAAACTGAGCAACTTGAACTTTTCGCTGTGGCGGTGCAGCACGAAAAACGCGGTAAGAAGGCCGCAAAGCCCGATCGCTCAGGATGCGCACTTTGCGCAGAAAGTTATCTGTCAGACCGCAGCGTTTCGCACCGCTACGGTATTTCACGGGCAACTGTGTGGCGCTGGGCCGAAAAAAACGGGAATTTTCCTGCTCCCGTAAAGCTGAGCAAGGGTACTTCCCGTTGGAAATTCAGCGATCTGGTAAAATTTGAAGAGAAGCTCTCGGGCTTTGAACAAAAAGTCATCGGCGATGGCGGCCGCGAGGTGCGCGATGACTAA